The Macadamia integrifolia cultivar HAES 741 unplaced genomic scaffold, SCU_Mint_v3 scaffold595, whole genome shotgun sequence nucleotide sequence GGGTCCGGATCGGCCTATCCGACTTGAGCAATCCTTGTCCGAATATATGGTTAGTGGCAAATCGGGACCGATCCTAGACCCATATAGGCAAATTAAAACCGATCAGTATCCCGGTTCCGGGTTTTTAAACCAGGAGCGGCACATGGCTACACACTCGAGCGCATAAGCGCACTAATACACAGAAAGTTGGTGAGGTTTAAATCACAAGCTTAACCATGGTTCCTCGCACCCGGGTTAGGTGATAGTTAATACTGGTGCGGCTCTCGCCTTAAAATAGGGTTCATCGACTCATCTtccccaaaactcaaatccTGTAAACGATCcatctttcaattttttcttctctgcaaGTATTTTCTGTTTCCTGTAATTTATATCTGCCAAAGAAGGTTTGATGGAGACTCAGTGGATAACCGAGCTTCCTCACAAAAACATGGATAAACGCCCTAGGAAACGACCTAGGTTGACATGGGATATGCCCCCTTCTATTCCTGCTCCTAAGGTTCGATCTCCTCCGATATTTCGATTCATACtgcttttgattattttttctaGTCGGAATTTCGTTTTCATTTCTTGAATTCTATCGAAGGTTGAATTGTTGTAATTTTTATATGAAGTTCAGGTATCTTAATTCTGTTTTGCCCTAGATATCTTTGTTCTTTTGGGGAATATTCAGTTCCGGCATCCTCTCTTCCTTCGCTTTTTTTACTTTCGTTGGTCGCTGCCATGAATTTGCTCTTGATGACTAATCTTTTACGATCGTTCTTCCCTTATCACAATCTATATTCAATTCGACATaggattccccccccccccccaccaaaagaGAATACCCTTTGAAACTCGGTCTCACTTGGATTGTGGACATGCGATCTATTGTTTTTTCAACAATTTCCTTTTCCTGATATCATTTGAAAGTCTCATCtgttttttccttaatttattCTCGATGTCTGTGTGATTGTTTTACATCTGGCGATGTTGTGTAAAGGCTCTTcgtatttattttgtttttctataaTGTAATTACTTGTTAAATTTAAAGTTCGTTGGAAttgttatccttttttttttttttaaacctttgGGGGTGGATAATATTTTCCCGTTTCAGCGTGTTATCGTTTTTGGTTTCTGTTGCAAGGCTACATGTAAGTTCTTGCGGGAAAAAAGCTCGAAGGGGTTTTGTAAATCGATTGATATGATTAAATAAACGTTTTTCTCTGTGCAGGTCCTTCCAGCAATGTTCTGTGGGCAAGAGTTTGTGAATGTAGCAGTCTCTGATTATGCATATTCTTCTCTGAACCACAAAGGACTGCCTCGCAATGGATCTCCACCATGGCGAAATGATGATAAAGATGGCCATTATGTCTTTGTAATCGGAGAAAATTTAACCCCTCGATGTAATTACACTCTGAACTTATTTCCCCAGCACCCTCCTCTCCTCCCTACTCCTCCCTCCCCCAACAAAAAATGGGACTCTGACCACCACATAAGACTTGCAGCTGTGAGATCATTTACTTTTTGAATGTTTTGTTATAATCCGTAGCATCAGGAAATGATTGATGCTTCAACTTCGGTTGATCTCAAGGGGATGAATAGGTACCTGATGATAGTTTGTCTACTTTGTCGACCAGGCCTTTTCCAGGGAATTTCTTAGACCAAACAAATGTCCCAGTTGTACTGTTGCTGTcatttttgatatatttttctgTCTAGAATTTCGGCTAGGCCACCgcatttcattttgttttgttttttttttttttttcaaactggTGGTTAGGTAGTTGGTAACCTTGTGACTTTTCCTATTTCATGCtcgtttttttcctttttagatggatgtgaattttccttctctcacatctaaattttcattttgaaatcAGAGTTTCTTTGATGACTGTTTTTCCCCCATGCCCCTCCTATTCTATTCTCGCTCCCTCACTTTTCTTTTACCACAGTTGTGTTCTTATATCTGGTGGTTGTTTTCTGCAGACCGGATTCTCAACAAAATGGGTGAAGGttagtgttttttttgtttttgtaatttaaAATATTTCCATAAAATGTCTTATCCTTCTTCGTTTGGGCATTTTTTCGAGTTCAGACCTATTTCTTGCTCTTAGAATGGTTTATGATTTTGCATGATTTTCAGCAACATGAGATTCTGAAATCGGAATTGGATGTCTTACCCATGATGTTGGAtcagtatatatattttttatcacCTCTCTGATGCAATCATTGCAGGTACATTTGGGCAAGTGTTGGAATGTTTGGATAATGAAACTCAAGAATTTGTAGCAATTAAAATTGTTCGTTCCATTCACAAGTATCGTGAAGCTGCTATGATTGAAATCGATGTTCTGCAGAAGCTTGCCAAACATGATATTGGTGGCAGTCGGTAGGACTTTTGTAATCTATCTTTTATCTTCCTTTTCTAGCAGTAGCAGATCAAAGTGAATTGGTATAAGTGGTTTTATTCTTTGCAGTTGTGTGCAAATACGGAATTGGTTTGACTATCGTAATCATATTTGTATTGTAAGTATTTATTAGTGCTTTTGGTTAATTTGGGAGGCCAATGCATTTCCCTTGGTGCCTGAATAATTTGAGTTAAAACTTGCGGATGGATTTAAATGATTTTAACAGGTATTTGAGAAGCTTGGACCAAGCTTATACGATTTTCTCCGCAAAAACAGCTATCGTTCTTTTCCCATTGATCTTGTTCGGGAGTTTGGCAGACAACTTTTGGAGTCTGTAGCATGTGTGGACCATACTTGCACTATTCTTTTCAATCTTGTCTTACTTGGTGCTTGAGTTCTTTCTAATGAGAATCTGAAACTCAGGCATCAAGGCTACTACTTTTTCCatctttgtcttttcctttgACATGAATTGCCATGCTATTCTGGAAGTAGCTACTGATAAGCATGGCAGTATGCTGAGTAATTATTATCCTCTTCATGGATTGCTCATTCCTGGCACTTGTTTAAACTTGCAGTTATGCATGATCTGAGATTAATTCACACAGATCTGAAGCCAGAGAATATTCTTCTTGTTTCCTCAGAGTATGTCAAGGTGCCTGACTATAAGGTAATTGGACCATAAGAGTTCCTGTGCCTGATTTTTCTGATCTGTGTTGGGGTGTGGGCTGCACATGTTGTATGTTTCTGTGTTTGTTTGTGCGTGTGTTGATTAGGATCAGTGGTTTGGTAAATTTCTCATTAgtgacattttttttgtttacttttggCTGCAATTAAGTTTCTGTCACGGTCAACCAAGGAGGGCTCCTATTTCAAGAATCTGCCCAAGTCTAGTGCCATTAAACTGATTGATTTTGGGAGTACAACATTCGAACATCAAGATCACAGTTATGTGGTGTCAACACGGCATTATCGCGCACCAGAGGTTATTTTGGGTAATATATTTGTCttttcttgaaaaaataaatttggggAATGTTTTTAATTTATCATTTCATTTATACGAGTGTGGCCTAACATtaattttttatcttcttcagGGCTTGGGTGGAATTATCCTTGTGATTTATGGAGTGTGGGTTGCATAATCCTTGAACTTTGCTCGGTAAATTCAGTTGAACTCGTTATGCTTTTGAATCTGTAatgcaatttttctttcttaatagaAACAGTTTACTAGTTGCTTTGGAATAACTGTTGTTTAATTGGATGTTAAAGAGAACATCCTGAGAGAACCTATGTTCATATGCATCAACAGTCAAGTTCCTGGCTACCCTGGAACATTATTGCATGCGGCATGGCATGTAATGCATTCTGCTCATTTGATAATTATATTTACAAGAATCTTACTTGTACTTTCCTTTTGCTGATGTTTAGGGTGAGGCCCTCTTCCAAACCCATGAAAACTTGGAACATCTTGCCATGATGGAGAGAGTTttaggccctttgccacaccatATGGTGATTAGTGCTGAGTAAGAATTTCTAGTTTTCCATTCCTGtatttttgtaagttctttGGAACTTGATTCATTTGAATGTTTCTCCTTTGTGacacttttttcttttgcagCCGCCGTTCTGAGAAATATTTCAGGAGGGGTGCACGATTGGATTGGCCAGAAGGTGCAGCTTCAAAGGAAAGCATGAGGGCTGTTTGGAAATTGCCTCGGTTGCAGGTAATTATTTGCATTTCCTTTGGTCTGCTTTTAGGATTTGTTTTTAGTGTTCATTAGACCCAGATGCAATTTAATATCTTGATTTGCGTGAAACATGTTTGGTTTCTAATTTTCGAAATATTTTCTTGTGCATATTGTGCTAATGAATTTGGTAATCAGTAAATGTGGATGCATGCATGGGGTCTTTGTAAACTGTTTTTCTGTATTCCTGTATTCCATGAAGCTGTTGATGGTGGGGTTGGAACTCACATTAGCTTAACTAGAACTGTGAGGTTGGATTCCCTCTGCCATTGGTATTCTCATGGTTCATAATAGTCTATTAGTGATTCTGGTGTTTTGtttgaatttaaatttgatTGGATTTTGAGAAATTGTCAGAAAAGACATGCATGAATTGGGGTTGAAAAAAATCTCTTCGGTAGAGTTGAATGGCAGAACTGGCTCTATGCTGCTGACCCAAGTTAGTTGAAATAAGGCTTAGTTGGTTGAGCTTGAGTTGCTCATGGAAATTAGACTTGGGGGTGGACACCTGGGACATATATGAGGCTCAGTCCTCCCACCTGACAGGCTGACATTGTAAATCGGatctggttttgattttttcttcctAATCAGTTGCTTGACCTGTGTATTACatcttttatcaatttttttttttagacgtTCTATGAGAAATGATTTTGTCATTTGGTGAACTAAATATTGTTCTCGGGATGTAAAAAGAGCTCCGAGAAAAGTGAAGTGAAAAGATTAATTGTTATTAACAACAAATCTGGCAAGGGTGGAACTTCCCACGTTTCTTGTATCTACTCGTATTGGGTGGTCCCAATTGATCTCAAATCCTGAGTCATTAAGTTTCAACTTAGAACAGTTCTCCTCTTGAATTTGGTGAAAAGAAGTCAGGTTTCCTTGAACTCGTGTACTTTTAGGTGCTTGCTTCTGGTGCAATATAAACTCAACTTGGCGATTTCTTATCTAAATGAGGTGAGCTATATTGATCCTGTTTTTCCATTCAACTATATTTATAACCATTCTTCAATTTAACCTATGCACATCTTTCCCTCAAATCTTCcaaagtcattttaggtctgccctgTCTCTTTTTGCTCCTCAAATGTGAATCATTTGCCTCCTAGTGGCATTCAGAAATTTTCGTTCGACATGTTTATGCCACCTCCAACGTTTCTCTCAGAATCATTTAGTGTAGCTATTCTAAATTACCCCTCTGATTTATCTTCTATAGTTTTACCACTCCTCTGACTCAGCATTCTCATTACAGCTACACTGTTTTCAACAAAGATTTCTAATCTGCTGGtgcattttctttttgataGTGCAGTTGAGCAatctattgatttctttttaacGTCAAGTACATATGCACATATTCTGTAATAATTGTTTTTGTTAGCATCCGTATATTGCTTAATCTTCTCCTGTAATGCCAAtgtatcctctctctctctctctctctctctctctctcttttgggggtgggggagggggagtggGGAGAGCAGAGATGCAGCTTTTTGGCTattggtgaaaatcctaactgTCCTGGTAGATAGTTTTGGTGTTCAGTAACATCAGGACCCCCCTCCTAAATATACATTTCAGCACAACTTCATGATAAAGTTACTATATTGAAATTATTACTCTCTTTGAAAATTGGCATACGCATTCCTTAACCATGTTAAGAATATATTGGGGTACCATTTCTCTTGACCGtctcttcttttccatttttttatatatatatatatatatatgctagtTTTTAACTTCAGATTACTTTTGTGTTGCAGAACCTGGTAATGCAGCATGTAGACCACTCTGCTGGAGATCTAATTGATCTCTTGCAAGGACTCCTACGCTATGATCCAGCAGAGCGGGTCAGTGCAAGGGAAGCACTAAGACATCCCTTCTTCACAAGAGACTCAAGAAGATATGGCTATTCGTTGTAGCTTTAAGGGCTTTGTCGAGGGCTTTTTAACCTTGATGAACTCCCATCCAAGTTTATAGTGAGCATGATTGCCTATAAACGGTAAAAAGGAAGATCAAGTGATAAGGTACAACCAGCTTACCTCGTTGGATTAGTTGTAAGGTTACCATCACCTGTATAGTCAACCACCCCCCTTGCGCTGGCGGGGCAAAATTTCTTGAATCCTTTTGTAGCATTTAATCTTGTTTGATTCGATCATCTTGTGGAGAAGAAAGGATAAATTTGTTTGTGTTCCATGACATTTCTACTGTTTTCCAAATTGCCGCTTGAGAAAAACTGCAGGATTGCATCGCGAGTAAGTTATTTCCATTCTGTCTTTTTGGCCAACGAGGAAAACCCTTTGAATTTGCCTGGTTTTACGGGTCAGGTCCCAGGGGTAAACCTCGGTTTTATGCAGTCACATTTAACTCGTGTAAACAgatcatttttttggggggggggggggggtggggggggggggattagcTGGAGATTGATCTGTATTTTAAAATagtgatttacatccccctcccctgtagtttgcgttTATTTCACCCCTTcccctatgttttaaaaaatccgacatacctcccctgtcagataactcggttagtaaaccgttagttgtggatgttaaagtacgaTTCTACTCTTTTGCCTTTAGCAAAATTTTTATTACCAGGGATGTTAAAGTATGATTTTACCTTTTTGCCTGTCTGACATGAATGTCAGAGACAAGTTTTCACTGCTATCTCCAAGAGCTTCACGTAAGCATTCAAGGAAAAAGGTCCAGCTTTTTTCACACTCAACTTCAACAACACCATAAGCAATTGTGTAGAATCGTATTTTAACATCCCTGgtaataaaaattttggtaaaggtagaagggtagaatcgtactttaacatccacaattAACGGTTTACTAACCGAGTTATTTGACAGGGGAGGtatgtgggattttttaaaacataggggaggaggggggtggaataaacgcaaactacaggggagggggatgtaaatcactctcaaaattttgataaaggcagaagggtagaatcgtactttaacatccacaactaacggTTTACTAACTGAGTTATCTGACAGGGGAGGtatgtgggattttttaaaacataggggaggaggtggaataaacgcaaactataggggagggggatgtaaatcactctTTAAAATAAAACACCTTTACCTGTGGAGTTAACActtgggctgtgtttggtagccaagagaataaaagaaaaaaaaaagtacacattttgtactttttcttcttggttcgagaatttctctttgcacttggtatgccTTTGTCTATGATAAGATTTAACTTTTGaagttcaaaatttctcttgggaattgtgatgtttttttttattaaaaaaaaagaaagaaaaatcttgcaagaaacataagaaaatatgagaacataataagacaaaaaataaatgctcatacaatgatttcctatgtgtttatatctctcttaaaattcaattatttttgaattcttttcttttcttttctgttatttctcTTAGGTACTAAAcatatactctttttattttctcaccatttcatagattcttttttcttttcttttattttcttcccttggcTACCATACATAGCCTTGAGGTGTGCCATTATTTTCCTTTATGTGGCCCATTGTTTTAAGAATTGGGTTAGGGCATATGTGGCAGATCCAGGTCCAGATCCTTTTAAACCCTGATGTGCTCAGAcgtttcttttcattttattttttctatgctgggggggggggtggtgttggGTGAAATATCATATAATCTGTTCATTCGTTGATCTGTATTGAGACTAATGTTCTAAGAATGATAAAACAAAGGTTCTGAAAATACGCATTTCCATCTTTGAGAAGTGAATGGACTTTGAAGGAAGCCAAGGTTAGACACCGTTTGAAAATACTATTTTCgtaattttcacttcccttatAAATGATCTATGTTTCACACCCAAAAAAAGGGATGATCTTACTATGTATTGTATAGTTAtcaatgattttttctttttgatgtcTATATTTAATTTGCACATTTACATGGACCCTCTGAATAACATGGTAAACATTCCCTAATAATTTTTACATTTCATGTGCTTAGCCTAAATTAATAAGTAGATAAAAAATGTGCTATAAAATTGATAGAAAAAATAACGTAACCCACTTGTGCACGGTGGAGGAAGGATGTCTTTTCACAATTCACCTCCTCTTTCCCATGTGTCTCGGGTGTGTAACATGCAAAcatgtagcattctttctcccaaaattAATATATCATTGAAAAATAGAATCAATACTATCAAAGGATTTCCTACCATAATTTGTAGTACGGAATGAGTCAATCGTCTACTTTAGCATCTTATTGAACTAAAATGGTGATATTATTTTTCCATTGATCaagaattttgacttttgggaATTATAATGATCAGCCACAATAAAAAGGGTTTCAATAGCCACTCCATAGGGAGATTCTGAAATTGTGGAGGCTTGGTCAGGTCTTAGCTGCTCAATATTTAATAAAGCTATAGTGTTTCACTAATTCACTAACATGAACAACGGCCTATATTGTATTTGACCATCTACAAATTAAAGAATAGAAGAGGTTAATAAAAAAGCAGAGATCCTAATTAAATTTAAGGATTGTcataaattttctattttttcattaaaaatgaTCCACAAAACATGATAATGGTTTTggtgtaagaaaaaaaaaatgcttagcTCAATTTGATGTGAACAACATTCCATACAAGGCATTTACATGTATTAGTGATGGAAATACTTATATTGGACTTTCCTCTTTGTATTAGTAGAACCATAATTCttttctaaccaaaaaaaataaaaaaaaattagcaattGTATTATTGACCAAgaaaaaatgactttttttgGTACAAAAACATTCTGAAATTTAAATTGGAAGtagtttccaaatttttttttattgcatttcataaaatatatactgtttttcttcattcaaaAACAAAATCCTTTTGCTTTTGAGGCGATTCctgtaaaatattttcaatgagATAATTAGAAGAAGAGTATAGAAATGAAAAATTCATGGATGGGATCACAACCTTTATAACATTTACAAGCTTATTAAGCTGCTTCACAACTTGTTGTGATACCCTTTTGGTTCCTGAGACAATTATCGTGAAGAGAGCCTTGTCATCATTCAAACCAACAGAAAGGGACTCAATGTTATACCCGCTTCTAGCAAAGACACCAGCAATTCGAATTATCATTCCTCTTTCGAACGCCTGAGAGTCGGTCAAAGGAATCGCATTGCCGTTGCTCTGTTTTCTACGCTAGTCGCAGAGACTTGTAGTCTCTTGATCTCGAAAGCTCTAGATTTCGAACGCAAGCTATCGTTCATTCTGGGGAAATCCAGGGTTTTCGAGAGGTTTCGGCTGAAACCCATAtcaaaacatgattgcagattcTTGGCTAGAGTGAGGTGAGCCAACTGAGCAGCCATTgttgtgtgtgtctgtgtgtgcgTGACACTCacgcacagagagagagagagagagagagagagagagagagagagagagaatatggtCCTACCAAATTAACATTCCTTGATGGAAGGATGTGTTAGACTTTCTAAATATAAAGGACTCTAGGTTCTCACACTATCGTTATTGTGAGCCATCAGCAAGAGAAACTAAAGAGATGAAGTTTGAGAAACTTATAGATATTCATCCTCCTTGTGTCGCAGTGAAACTCAATGGAGGTCAGCTCAAGAATGGTGGCTATTTATTGAGATGGTTCTTCAGTGAACGATATGCATCATTTATCTTTGTTATTATTGTGATTCTTGAATGTTTGGCATGATTCTATTATTGTATAGTAGGAATTTTATCCCACAAAAGAATCCTATCAGGCTACTGTTCCCAACTCCCAATAGACACAGCACACAGTTGGATGTCTGTTCCCAACTCCCAATAGACACAGCACACAGTTGGATGTGAAAAGACCCAACTACCCCTATTTGCACTACGTATTTTCATGCCTGACTATGTCTCAGCATGGGAAGGCCAGCCTGATAAGGTTCCATAACCCTTTCTTTGTGgaagtgtttcctgtgggggATATTGGCCCTTGCACGTGTGCAAAAGCCAATAGGAGAGTACACAGAAGCAATATGTAGGGGGTCATTATTGTATTTCATCGGGGTGGGTGTTGTCATTTCGCCCTATGTGTTTAAGCAAAGCCCCTACACTCCCCTTTCGAAAACATTTTACAGAAGCATAAGCAATAGAGCAGTCCCTGAATCCctggtaagggtgtcaatacctaaaccgaaccggtaaaattgCCCTGAACCAAATCTATTGAACCcggatcaaaccaaaccaaaatcttATTGGGCCGATTTCGGTTTGGCATATTGTAACTCCCTTaacaaaccgaaccgcaccgaaaatgGATTGAACCCGAAACCGaatcaaatcaataagaaactgaaaacagcccaaaaatcaccaaaaaaataaaaaattgtatagttttgtatggaaaatcaaactcaaatcggttaaaaaacaaagaacaacttgATTACAAACCGATAAAAGAAACCGAAGCAAAACCAGAATCAAACCgcattgaaatcgaaaccaaactggAACCGAAATatccttattggttcagtttcgatttcaccattcccacactGAAATCGGGCCTAACAgaaccattgacacccctagccttGGTCATGTGACTAGTACGTTAACACACAATCTAATAGGAGGGCAGAGGCAAGCATTGACCAACGCATGAATAAGAGAGCAAAGCAGTCTTTCGTGCCCACCTATGTCACAACATAGACGACAACGACCAAGGAGCATGAGATTGGATTCGTTGCTCATATGATCATACAGTCGTACAAGTGAGCATCCAAAACCTAtttcttttgcttccaaatATACCCCTCTTCCAAGTATGATACCTTATCTTTTTTCATGCATgacaattttctctctctcaggaaaaaaaaattgggaaaaaacTGGGAATGTTAGGAATAGATATACTAGCATTTCTTGACCATTAGATTAAAAGGTTTAAATCTACACCATTGATGAAATATACTCTAGAAGTATAAGCAACCTAAATACCTGACATCTGACTTGACAAAATACAGTTGCACCTGACAaaactcattctctctctcctgcaCTTTCCCTTTGTAAATTTCTGCTTCTAAAGTCAACTCTCGACTGCTATcgtctctccctttttttaataTCCGCTGGAGATCATTTCACGTATTAGGTAATTGCGGACCAGGTTTGAAGGGAGGGAAAGGCGTGAGCAGAGGATGGGTCACCGAGAGTTGCGGACCAGGTTtggaaaagggggaagaagaagaaagaagaagaaatgagggAGGTACTGGTTGCCCACTACATTCATCTTTTGCAAGAACTTTGGTAGGAGAGCAGCAACGATGAATTAGGAATTTCACAGAAACAAGTAGCAGATTTGTAAACATGCAGGCGAGTGATGGGTTTAACAATAATTCCCAACCTGAGCATCTCCAGGCTAAATATGTTGGCACTAGACATGCTGACTTGAATCGATTTGAATGGGCAATGCATGACAAAACAACAACTGCCTAACGTAGTTGGCGAGCTGTGGTTTATAAAAAATCACATGCTCACcgggaggtctcaagttcgaaacCTGGCTGTAAACTGCTTCCCTCcgtacacaaaaaaaaaaaaaaaaaaaaaaaaNNNNNNNNNNNNNNNNNNNNaagctagggtttcagggcgagttcttcctcgccgctgctagggtgtaatccttcttctgcatagtgaatcatcttcttcttcgcccgaggacgtagcacaccaccctggtgtgtgaacctcgttaaatctctgt carries:
- the LOC122069389 gene encoding serine/threonine-protein kinase AFC1-like: METQWITELPHKNMDKRPRKRPRLTWDMPPSIPAPKVLPAMFCGQEFVNVAVSDYAYSSLNHKGLPRNGSPPWRNDDKDGHYVFVIGENLTPRYRILNKMGEGTFGQVLECLDNETQEFVAIKIVRSIHKYREAAMIEIDVLQKLAKHDIGGSRCVQIRNWFDYRNHICIVFEKLGPSLYDFLRKNSYRSFPIDLVREFGRQLLESVAFMHDLRLIHTDLKPENILLVSSEYVKVPDYKFLSRSTKEGSYFKNLPKSSAIKLIDFGSTTFEHQDHSYVVSTRHYRAPEVILGLGWNYPCDLWSVGCIILELCSGEALFQTHENLEHLAMMERVLGPLPHHMVISADRRSEKYFRRGARLDWPEGAASKESMRAVWKLPRLQNLVMQHVDHSAGDLIDLLQGLLRYDPAERVSAREALRHPFFTRDSRRYGYSL